The DNA segment CCATTGAAATACATCTTACATTCATGTATTCAAGTCAACATGATTTTTCCGAAGGCCTGGCTGCTTCTACTCTACGGGCTGCCTACCAAGCACAGTGCCGAGCGCGTCAGCTTATGGCGCAAGCTTCGGAAGTTCGGCGCGCTGCAACTCAAAACTTCTGCCTATGTGCTGCCGGACCAGCCGGTGCACTTCGAGCGATTCCAGTGGCTCGCCAAACAAGTGCGCGATGACGGCGGCGACGCCACACTGATTCGCGTGACCGAAATCGAAGGGCTGTCCAATCAACAAATCGCCCAGAAGTTTAACGACGCGCGTGCGAAGGACTACGCGGATTTGAGCCGGGTTGCGACGGCCTTCATCAAAAAGAAAAGAGGAAAAAGACAGGGTTCATCCAACGACGAACTCGAAAAGTTCCAGCAGCGGTACAACGAAATCCGGGAGATTGATTACTTCGACTGCCCCGCCGCGCACGACGCGCAGATTCTGTTGAAACGCGCGGCGGGGTTGTTGCCCTCAGTTTTCAAGGTAGGCCGGAAACTCGACGCCAAAACATTCTCGGGCAAAACCTGGCTCACCCGTCCACGACCCGAAATTGACCGCGTCGGCTCGGCCTGGTTGATTCGCAAATTCATTGAACCGACGGCGCGTTTTGTATTCGCCACAAACCCGGCGACTCATCCCGAAGCGATTCCATACGACATGCTTGACGTTGAGTTCACGCACCAGGGCGAAGATTGCACTTATGAAACCCTGCTGAGGCGCTTCGGCATCCGCGACCGCGCGGCCCAGCAGATCGGTGAGATGATTCACGACGCCGATCTCGAGGACGGCAAGTTTCAACGCGTCGAAGGTTTTGGTCTCGACCGCGTGTTCAAGGGCTGGGCCAAGCTCGGTCTCAGTGATACGGAGATTCTCGCCAAAGGCTTTGATTGCTTCGAGGCGCTTTACAACTGGCTGAAAAAATGAAACGTGATCAATCTGTGGCTGTCCGCCAAATCGTTGACACGGGTAGGCTTTCCCGTATAAAAGTCTCAC comes from the Verrucomicrobiota bacterium genome and includes:
- a CDS encoding chromate resistance protein codes for the protein MIFPKAWLLLLYGLPTKHSAERVSLWRKLRKFGALQLKTSAYVLPDQPVHFERFQWLAKQVRDDGGDATLIRVTEIEGLSNQQIAQKFNDARAKDYADLSRVATAFIKKKRGKRQGSSNDELEKFQQRYNEIREIDYFDCPAAHDAQILLKRAAGLLPSVFKVGRKLDAKTFSGKTWLTRPRPEIDRVGSAWLIRKFIEPTARFVFATNPATHPEAIPYDMLDVEFTHQGEDCTYETLLRRFGIRDRAAQQIGEMIHDADLEDGKFQRVEGFGLDRVFKGWAKLGLSDTEILAKGFDCFEALYNWLKK